ACACGGTTTCTCCCTATTCCGCGACTGAGGAAGGAAAACCTCCACCAAGAGCTCTTCCTCCCGTTACTCAACCTGTACCAGGAAGAATTGCTCCTTCTTATACGCCTCCTCTTGAAGAGCTTCTTAAAAGTGTTTCACCTATCGCCTATAAAGCTACGGATAAGAGTGCACTTGACCTTTTCCAATGTTTTCAACTGGCTGCGGCACGCTGGAACCAACTGAAGATAGATTACCAGGGCATTCTTGCCCAGCAAGCGGTGGTATCCCAAACCCTTGCCCAGTTTTACCCCCAGGTTTCGTTCTTGAACGAACAGAGTTTTCAAAATAGCGTGGGTTTTGCTCCCACCTTGGGAGGAATAGCTTTTGGGATTGCTCCAAGTACCTATTTTTCTTTGAATTCGATTAATGGGACATGGACTATTTTCAATAGTTTCCAGAATGTCAACCGGCTCAATGCCGCCAGGGCTACAGCTGCCTATTCAGCTTATCATATGGAAAGGGATTACCAGCTTCTTTATGCAAATTTGGCTTCTGCCTTTTACAGTGCCCTTATGTACGAGGGCAGCATTGCGATATTGAATGACCAGATCGACATTCTCCAGTCTCTTGTCAATGAATTGGAATTCCGACAGAAAATTGGAAGATCAAGGCCAGCTGATGTATTCCAAACCCAGACCAATCTGGCGGCAACCGTGGCTCAAAGAGAAAATTACAAAGGATTTTATAACCAATTTCTTGCCCTTCTTACTTACTATTTGGGAATTCCTCCCGAAAAGATAAATATAAAGGATACGCAAAGTTTACCTTCTACAAAAAACCTGGAAGAATATCTAGCTCAAGTCGGTTCCAGACCAGATGTCTTGGCACAGGTACAGCTCTTGAGAGCTCAAAAAGCAGGTCTAGCTGTTGCTCGAGGAATGCTTGGCCCAACCATTTCTGTTAACGGGTTTTATCTTTTAACTCATGATCCACCGGTTCCTAATGTGTGGAATGTAAATGTGATTACCTCTATGCCTATTTTCAATGGTGGGCTTTATACTTCAACTATTCGGCAACAAGAAGCCTTGGTTCATCAAGTCCAA
The DNA window shown above is from Methylacidiphilum caldifontis and carries:
- a CDS encoding TolC family protein, which produces MGWIVFILIVGFSPLSWAEEEQDYTVSPYSATEEGKPPPRALPPVTQPVPGRIAPSYTPPLEELLKSVSPIAYKATDKSALDLFQCFQLAAARWNQLKIDYQGILAQQAVVSQTLAQFYPQVSFLNEQSFQNSVGFAPTLGGIAFGIAPSTYFSLNSINGTWTIFNSFQNVNRLNAARATAAYSAYHMERDYQLLYANLASAFYSALMYEGSIAILNDQIDILQSLVNELEFRQKIGRSRPADVFQTQTNLAATVAQRENYKGFYNQFLALLTYYLGIPPEKINIKDTQSLPSTKNLEEYLAQVGSRPDVLAQVQLLRAQKAGLAVARGMLGPTISVNGFYLLTHDPPVPNVWNVNVITSMPIFNGGLYTSTIRQQEALVHQVQLQLEDLKRQADENVRISFSLFNAAISQVVQLREEVEVGALYYAAQRDDFQRGVAALLDVLVALNTYQTARLNLFQAEMGARMQLVNLFVAAGTVPRNPEGSAMPVKNIIMESKTSEVQPISSP